In one Mucilaginibacter ginsenosidivorax genomic region, the following are encoded:
- a CDS encoding DUF5683 domain-containing protein — translation MYKYLLIIGFVMLFAFAANAQQQHADTTSVAKKDTFKKASGTAPGSFAPPIKKEKEYHPDSTHSPHKAVMHSLMIPGWGQLYNHRWWKVPIIYTGIGLLASAVIFNQHYYNEFNILAHYYKSGVAPVKGDAYYDEYIAYTNNKVPAQNIYDALDSYRRNRDLSILGILGAWGIQTIDAYIDAKFIHSYTVDNNFAFKVSPGMINQPVYAQTAFGSYIPAVKVTFTF, via the coding sequence ATGTATAAATATTTGTTAATTATTGGTTTTGTTATGCTATTTGCTTTTGCGGCCAACGCGCAGCAACAACATGCAGATACCACATCGGTAGCCAAAAAAGATACTTTTAAAAAGGCGTCGGGCACCGCGCCGGGCTCTTTTGCACCGCCTATAAAAAAAGAGAAGGAATACCACCCCGATAGTACCCACAGCCCGCACAAAGCGGTAATGCACTCGCTGATGATACCCGGCTGGGGGCAGTTGTATAATCACCGCTGGTGGAAAGTGCCTATCATTTATACAGGGATAGGCCTGTTGGCTTCGGCAGTAATATTTAACCAGCATTACTATAACGAGTTTAATATACTTGCCCATTATTATAAAAGCGGCGTGGCGCCGGTAAAAGGCGACGCCTATTACGATGAGTACATAGCCTACACCAATAATAAAGTGCCCGCCCAGAATATATATGATGCGCTTGACAGTTACCGACGCAACCGCGATTTAAGTATCCTGGGTATTTTAGGCGCATGGGGTATTCAAACCATTGATGCCTATATTGATGCCAAGTTTATCCACTCGTACACGGTTGATAACAACTTTGCTTTTAAGGTTAGCCCGGGAATGATTAACCAACCGGTTTATGCGCAAACTGCTTTTGGTAGCTATATTCCGGCTGTAAA